A genomic window from Vigna radiata var. radiata cultivar VC1973A unplaced genomic scaffold, Vradiata_ver6 scaffold_169, whole genome shotgun sequence includes:
- the LOC106779836 gene encoding uncharacterized protein LOC106779836 isoform X2 has protein sequence MYPKVKVRHDDDGEIGLKAFLSLYLQPSSPDNKVVAMPSVVRVPECYVLHVAIPRVPVTEDSGDFSVASDSSITTGSDTDENKVNLRVSSIPPPRAVISSPGPLDSPVQDSLRKKPMPEGSSYILHFPPFLIFFRLFEGAYNIVRFHGI, from the exons A TGTATCCGAAGGTGAAGGTAAGACACGATGACGACGGTGAAATTGGTCTCAAAGCTTTCCTGTCTCTGTATTTGCAGCCATCTTCTCCAG ACAACAAAGTTGTCGCCATGCCCTCTGTTGTCAGAGTACCAGAGTGTTATGTTCTGCATGTAGCTATTCCGAGAGTACCCGTAACTGAAGATTCTGGAGACTTCAGTGTGGCATCTGATTCTTCAATAACTACAGGATCTGATACtgatgaaaataaagtaaatctTAGAGTCAGTTCAATTCCTCCACCTCGTGCTGTCATTTCTAGTCCTG GACCACTTGATTCGCCCGTGCAAGATTCTCTAAGGAAGAAGCCAATGCCTGAAGGGTCATCATATATATTGCATTTTCCCccatttttaatcttttttagaTTGTTTGAGGGAGCATATAATATAGTAAGGTTTCATGGTATCTAA
- the LOC106779836 gene encoding uncharacterized protein LOC106779836 isoform X3 yields MYPKVKVRHDDDGEIGLKAFLSLYLQPSSPGSDTDENKVNLRVSSIPPPRAVISSPDNDIMIGNRNKTRDERLSTSKNDAVLQNRHAHCKVRLHDATDIPSDTRKHREPGSKEEIDSVGKKKTHKGSIKIEKVPWRF; encoded by the exons A TGTATCCGAAGGTGAAGGTAAGACACGATGACGACGGTGAAATTGGTCTCAAAGCTTTCCTGTCTCTGTATTTGCAGCCATCTTCTCCAG GATCTGATACtgatgaaaataaagtaaatctTAGAGTCAGTTCAATTCCTCCACCTCGTGCTGTCATTTCTAGTCCTG ATAATGACATAATGATTGGAAATCGAAACAAGACTAGAGATGAAAGACTTTCTACTTCAAAGAATGATGCTGTGTTGCAAAACCGACATGCACACTGCAAAGTTAGATTGCATGATGCCACTGATATTCCTTCAGATACAAGAAAACACAGGGAGCCTGGGTCTAAAGAAGAAATTGATTCTGTAGGAAAGAAAAAGACCCATAAAGGTAGCATAAAAATCGAAAAGGTACCTTGGAGATTTTAG
- the LOC106779836 gene encoding uncharacterized protein LOC106779836 isoform X1, whose translation MYPKVKVRHDDDGEIGLKAFLSLYLQPSSPDNKVVAMPSVVRVPECYVLHVAIPRVPVTEDSGDFSVASDSSITTGSDTDENKVNLRVSSIPPPRAVISSPDNDIMIGNRNKTRDERLSTSKNDAVLQNRHAHCKVRLHDATDIPSDTRKHREPGSKEEIDSVGKKKTHKGSIKIEKVPWRF comes from the exons A TGTATCCGAAGGTGAAGGTAAGACACGATGACGACGGTGAAATTGGTCTCAAAGCTTTCCTGTCTCTGTATTTGCAGCCATCTTCTCCAG ACAACAAAGTTGTCGCCATGCCCTCTGTTGTCAGAGTACCAGAGTGTTATGTTCTGCATGTAGCTATTCCGAGAGTACCCGTAACTGAAGATTCTGGAGACTTCAGTGTGGCATCTGATTCTTCAATAACTACAGGATCTGATACtgatgaaaataaagtaaatctTAGAGTCAGTTCAATTCCTCCACCTCGTGCTGTCATTTCTAGTCCTG ATAATGACATAATGATTGGAAATCGAAACAAGACTAGAGATGAAAGACTTTCTACTTCAAAGAATGATGCTGTGTTGCAAAACCGACATGCACACTGCAAAGTTAGATTGCATGATGCCACTGATATTCCTTCAGATACAAGAAAACACAGGGAGCCTGGGTCTAAAGAAGAAATTGATTCTGTAGGAAAGAAAAAGACCCATAAAGGTAGCATAAAAATCGAAAAGGTACCTTGGAGATTTTAG
- the LOC106779847 gene encoding uncharacterized protein LOC106779847, translating to MTLRSHSVLVSLLGKLERPNKLLLDSLVGDGERQYARLYDYVGQLLRVKYVGPNDQYFPLAFALVENECKESWRWFSTLLLDDIGGTDCQCWVFISNQQKGLMTVFDDILDGVEHRLCLRHLYNNYKKIFGGGVLIRDLMMGAAKATFQKDCEMKMGELKTVNIDAYNWLLARDKPIITMMEWIRTYIMRRFATLREKAMTYPGVVMPRPRKRLDKEVEKSGNWIPTWAGAAKFEVTHGFTMDKFVVDLSNHSCRCYSWELIGIPCRHAIVSINYKVENPEEYVHPYYKKEAYVACYGPEIVPINGQQMWSTSENTPLLLPPIYKTPHGRPKKLKRREADEYVSHTKLSKKHDIMKCSSCNEFGHNNTRGTSSATGSGSRTRSEAEAPPSTSQEGGTSRRGTSQLGGPPTTT from the exons ATGACATTAAGAAGTCATTCAGTGTTGGTATCACTGCTTGGAAAGCTAGAAAGGCCAAACAAATTGCTTTTGGATTCTTTGGTTGGTGATGGAGAAAGACAATATGCTCGTCTATATGATTATGTGGGGCAATTGCTAAGAGTGAAGTATg TTGGCCCCAATGATCAATATTTCCCACTAGCTTTTGCACTGGTCGAAAATGAATGCAAAGAAAGTTGGAGATGGTTTTCGACACTGCTTTTGGATGATATTGGTGGCACTGATTGTCAATGTTGGGTGTTCATTTCTAATCAACAAAAG gGACTAATGACAGTTTTTGATGACATCTTGGATGGAGTGGAACATAGATTGTGCTTAAGGCACTTGTATAACAATTACAAGAAGATATTTGGTGGAGGAGTGTTGATTAGAGATCTCATGATGGGGGCTGCCAAGGCTACATTTCAAAAGGACTGCGAAATGAAAATGGGTGAGTTGAAAACTGTTAACATTGATGCATACAATTGGTTGCTAG CTAGAGACAAACCTATCATCACTATGATGGAATGGATTAGAACTTACATTATGAGACGGTTTGCAACACTTAGAGAAAAAGCAATGACATATCCTGGAGTTGTAATGCCTAGACCACGAAAAAGGCTTGATAAGGAAGTAGAGAAGAGTGGAAATTGGATTCCAACTTGGGCAGGAGCTGCAAAATTTGAAGTCACTCACGGGTTTACAATGGATAAGTTTGTAGTTGACTTAAGTAACCATTCGTGTAGATGTTACAGTTGGGAATTAATAGGAATACCTTGCAGGCATGCTATTGTTTCCATAAATTACAAAGTAGAAAACCCTGAAGAATATGTACATCCTTATTACAAGAAAGAAGCTTATGTCGCTTGTTATGGTCCTGAAATTGTTCCAATAAATGGCCAACAAATGTGGTCTACTTCTGAAAACACCCCCTTACTACTGCCTCCAATTTATAAAACACCCCATGGGAGgcctaaaaaactaaaaagaagaGAGGCGGATGAATATGTGAGTCATACAAAATTGTCAAAGAAGCATGATATTATGAAGTGTAGTAGTTGCAACGAATTTGGTCATAAT AACACAAGGGGCACTTCAAGTGCAACAGGATCTGGTAGCAGGACGAGATCTGAAGCAGAAGCACCTCCATCAACGTCACAAGAAGGAGGAACATCAAGAAGGGGGACTTCTCAACTAGGAGGACCTCCAACAACAACATAA